The Rhododendron vialii isolate Sample 1 chromosome 6a, ASM3025357v1 genome includes a window with the following:
- the LOC131328922 gene encoding vacuolar protein-sorting-associated protein 11 homolog isoform X2 yields the protein MYQWRKFEFFEEKFAGKCSIPEDVTGDVTCCSSGRGKIIVGCDNGAVSLLDRGLKFNYGFQAHSASVLFLQQLKQRNYLVTVGEDEQISPQLSSMCLKVFDLDKMQPEGSSTSSPECVQILRIFTYQYPEAKITSFLVLEEAPPILLIAIGLDNGYIYGIKGDIARERIKRFKLEVYSHTDKSQSSIMGMGFRVDGQATQLFAVTPTSVSLFSLQTEPYSQNTLDQIGCNSNAVAMTDRSELMIGRDEAVYFYEVDGRGPCWAFEGEKKFLGWFRGYLLCVIADHRSNKNTFNIYDLKNRLIAHSFVTKEVSQMLCEWGNIILIMADKSALCIGEKDMESKLDMLFKKNLYTVAINLVQSQQADAAATAEVLRKYGDHLYSKQEYDEAMAQYINTIGHLEPSYVIQKFLDAQRIYNLTNYLEKLHEKGLASKDHTTLLLNCYTKLKDVEKLNVFIKREDGVGEHKFDVETAIRVCRAANYHEHAMYVAKKAGRHEWYLKILLEDLGSYEEALQYISSLEPSQAGVTVKEYGKILIEHKPDDAIEILMRLCTEDAELARRGSSSGLYTSMLPSPVDFLNIFIHHPEALMNFLEQYTNKVKDSPAQVEIHNTLLELYLSNDLDFPLISQANIDEPPTNSRGGRPSAPAVMSRPKTNGKLSVYQKDLNKEKYHQERLQKGLRLLKTAWPSDLEHPLYDVDLAIILCEMNEFKEGLLYLYEKMKLFKEVTACYMQSHDHEGLIACCKRLGDSGKGGDPSLWADVLKYFGELGEDCSKEVKEVLTYIERDDILPPIIVLQTLSNNPCLTLSVIKDYIARKLEQESKLIEDDRKAIDKYQEETLAMRKEIQDLRSNARIFQLSKCTACTFTLDLPAVHFMCMHSFHLRCLGDNEKECPECAPEYRSVLEMKRSLEQNSKDQDQFFNKVKNSKDGFSVIAEYFGKGIISKTRIRGNGTLGAGNSSSSSGF from the exons ATGTACCAGTGGAGGAAATTCGAGTTCTTCGAGGAGAAATTCGCCGGGAAGTGCTCGATCCCCGAGGACGTCACCGGCGACGTCACCTGCTGCTCGAGCGGCAGGGGGAAGATCATCGTCGGCTGCGACAACGGCGCCGTTAGCTTGCTCGATCGGGGGTTGAAGTTCAACTACGGCTTCCAAGCGCACTCTGCCTCCGTCCTCTTCCTccagcagctcaag CAACGTAATTACCTAGTAACTGTGGGGGAAGATGAACAAATATCGCCGCAGCTATCATCTATGTGCCTGAAGGTTTTTGATCTCGACAAGATGCAACCGGAGGGATCAAGCACATCAAGCCCTGAATGTGTTCAGATCTTACGGATATTCACATATCAATATCCAGAAGCGAAG ATTACTTCATTTTTGGTTCTGGAGGAAGCACCGCCAATCTTACTTATAGCAATTGGATTAGACAATGGTTACATTTACGGTATTAAAGGGGACATTGCACGTGAGCGTATCAAGCGCTTCAAACTGGAGGTGTATAGTCATACAGACAAAAGCCAGTCTTCCATAATGGGAATGGGATTTCGTGTGGATGGTCAAGCAACTCAATTATTTGCAGTTACTCCAACTTCAGTGAGCTTATTTAGCTTGCAGACTGAACCATATAGTCAGAATACCCTTGATCAGATTGGATGCAACTCTAACGCTGTTGCAATGACTGATCGTTCG GAGCTAATGATTGGTCGAGATGAGGCTGTGTATTTCTACGAagttgatggtcgtggaccttgTTGGGCCTTTGAAGGAGAGAAGAAATTCCTTGGCTGGTTTCGTGGTTATCTTTTATGTGTCATTGCAGACCACAGAAGTAACAAGAATACATTCAACATCTATGACCTGAAGAACCGTTTAATTGCCCACAGTTTTGTTACCAAGGAAGTTTCTCAGATGCTTTGCGAATGGGGTAACATAATACTTATAATGGCGGACAAATCAGCTCTGTGTATTGGGGAAAAGGACATGGAAAGCAAGTTGGATATGCTTTTTAAGAAGAATCTTTACACGGTTGCCATAAATCTTGTTCAAAGTCAACAAGCTGATGCTGCCGCAACAGCTGAAGTGTTGAGGAAGTACGGGGATCATTTATACAGCAAACAAGAGTATGATGAGGCCATGGCTCAGTATATAAACACCATAGGTCATCTTGAGCCTTCATATGTGATACAGAAGTTTTTAGATGCTCAAAGAATCTACAACCTTACAAACTACTTGGAGAAACTACACGAGAAGGGGCTTGCTTCAAAAGACCATACAACTCTTCTGCTAAATTGTTACACGAAGTTGAAAGATGTTGAAAAACTTAATGTATTCATCAAACGTGAGGACGGTGTTGGGGAGCATAAATTTGATGTTGAAACTGCAATAAGGGTCTGCCGTGCTGCCAATTATCATGAGCATGCAATGTATGTAGCAAAGAAGGCAGGAAGACATGAATGGTACTTAAAGATCTTACTTGAAGATCTGGGTAGTTATGAAGAAGCATTGCAGTATATTTCTAGTCTTGAACCTAGTCAAGCTGGGGTGACAGTAAAAGAGTATGGAAAAATTCTCATAGAACACAAACCAGATGATGCTATTGAAATACTCATGCGACTTTGCACAGAGGATGCTGAACTAGCCAGGAGAGGTTCTTCTAGTGGTTTATACACATCCATGTTACCATCCCCTGTTGATTTTCTCAACATATTTATCCATCATCCGGAAGCACTTATGAACTTTCTGGAGCAATACACAAACAAAGTGAAGGACTCACCTGCTCAAGTAGAGATTCACAACACTCTCTTGGAGTTATACTTGTCGAATGACTTGGATTTCCCATTAATATCACAAGCTAACATTGATGAACCTCCTACTAATTCCAGAGGGGGAAGGCCATCAGCACCAGCGGTAATGTCAAGACCGAAGACCAATGGTAAATTAAGTGTGTATCAGAAAGATTTGAATAAGGAAAAGTATCATCAGGAGAGACTTCAGAAGGGGCTACGCTTGCTTAAGACTGCATGGCCATCAGACCTGGAGCATCCACTCTATGATGTTGACCTTGCTATAATTCTGTGTGAAATGAACGAATTTAAAGAAGGTCTGTTATATCTCTACGAGAAGATGAAACTCTTCAAAGAGGTGACAGCTTGCTACATGCAGTCCCATGATCATGAGGGTTTGATAGCATGTTGCAAGAGGCTGGGGGATTCAGGTAAGGGAGGTGACCCATCCCTATGGGCTGATGTGTTGAAGTACTTTGGCGAACTTGGAGAAGATTGCTCGAAAGAAGTCAAGGAAGTTTTGACTTATATTGAGAGAGATGACATCTTGCCTCCTATCATTGTTCTCCAGACCCTGTCTAACAATCCATGTCTCACTCTCTCTGTCATCAAAGATTATATAGCTAGGAAACTTGAACAGGAATCAAAGCTAATTGAAGATGACAGGAAAGCTATTGACAAGTATCAG GAAGAAACTCTGGCAATGCGGAAGGAAATCCAGGATCTTAGGTCAAATGCCAGAATCTTCCAGCTTAGTAAGTGCACTGCTTGCACTTTTACCCTTGACCTCCCTGCTGTCCACTTTATGTGCATGCACTCATTCCATCTGCGTTGCCTGGGTGACAATGAGAAAGAATGTCCAGAGTGTGCTCCTGAGTACAGATCCGTCCTGGAAATGAAGAGAAGCTTGGAGCAAAATTCCAAAGACCAGGATCAATTCTTCAATAAAGTGAAGAATTCAAAGGATGGGTTTTCTGTGATTGCGGAATATTTTGGGAAGGGAATCATTAGCAAAACTCGCATTCGAGGAAATGGCACTCTTGGAGCAggcaactcgtcttccagcagCGGCTTCTGA
- the LOC131328922 gene encoding vacuolar protein-sorting-associated protein 11 homolog isoform X1, which translates to MYQWRKFEFFEEKFAGKCSIPEDVTGDVTCCSSGRGKIIVGCDNGAVSLLDRGLKFNYGFQAHSASVLFLQQLKQRNYLVTVGEDEQISPQLSSMCLKVFDLDKMQPEGSSTSSPECVQILRIFTYQYPEAKITSFLVLEEAPPILLIAIGLDNGYIYGIKGDIARERIKRFKLEVYSHTDKSQSSIMGMGFRVDGQATQLFAVTPTSVSLFSLQTEPYSQNTLDQIGCNSNAVAMTDRSQELMIGRDEAVYFYEVDGRGPCWAFEGEKKFLGWFRGYLLCVIADHRSNKNTFNIYDLKNRLIAHSFVTKEVSQMLCEWGNIILIMADKSALCIGEKDMESKLDMLFKKNLYTVAINLVQSQQADAAATAEVLRKYGDHLYSKQEYDEAMAQYINTIGHLEPSYVIQKFLDAQRIYNLTNYLEKLHEKGLASKDHTTLLLNCYTKLKDVEKLNVFIKREDGVGEHKFDVETAIRVCRAANYHEHAMYVAKKAGRHEWYLKILLEDLGSYEEALQYISSLEPSQAGVTVKEYGKILIEHKPDDAIEILMRLCTEDAELARRGSSSGLYTSMLPSPVDFLNIFIHHPEALMNFLEQYTNKVKDSPAQVEIHNTLLELYLSNDLDFPLISQANIDEPPTNSRGGRPSAPAVMSRPKTNGKLSVYQKDLNKEKYHQERLQKGLRLLKTAWPSDLEHPLYDVDLAIILCEMNEFKEGLLYLYEKMKLFKEVTACYMQSHDHEGLIACCKRLGDSGKGGDPSLWADVLKYFGELGEDCSKEVKEVLTYIERDDILPPIIVLQTLSNNPCLTLSVIKDYIARKLEQESKLIEDDRKAIDKYQEETLAMRKEIQDLRSNARIFQLSKCTACTFTLDLPAVHFMCMHSFHLRCLGDNEKECPECAPEYRSVLEMKRSLEQNSKDQDQFFNKVKNSKDGFSVIAEYFGKGIISKTRIRGNGTLGAGNSSSSSGF; encoded by the exons ATGTACCAGTGGAGGAAATTCGAGTTCTTCGAGGAGAAATTCGCCGGGAAGTGCTCGATCCCCGAGGACGTCACCGGCGACGTCACCTGCTGCTCGAGCGGCAGGGGGAAGATCATCGTCGGCTGCGACAACGGCGCCGTTAGCTTGCTCGATCGGGGGTTGAAGTTCAACTACGGCTTCCAAGCGCACTCTGCCTCCGTCCTCTTCCTccagcagctcaag CAACGTAATTACCTAGTAACTGTGGGGGAAGATGAACAAATATCGCCGCAGCTATCATCTATGTGCCTGAAGGTTTTTGATCTCGACAAGATGCAACCGGAGGGATCAAGCACATCAAGCCCTGAATGTGTTCAGATCTTACGGATATTCACATATCAATATCCAGAAGCGAAG ATTACTTCATTTTTGGTTCTGGAGGAAGCACCGCCAATCTTACTTATAGCAATTGGATTAGACAATGGTTACATTTACGGTATTAAAGGGGACATTGCACGTGAGCGTATCAAGCGCTTCAAACTGGAGGTGTATAGTCATACAGACAAAAGCCAGTCTTCCATAATGGGAATGGGATTTCGTGTGGATGGTCAAGCAACTCAATTATTTGCAGTTACTCCAACTTCAGTGAGCTTATTTAGCTTGCAGACTGAACCATATAGTCAGAATACCCTTGATCAGATTGGATGCAACTCTAACGCTGTTGCAATGACTGATCGTTCG CAGGAGCTAATGATTGGTCGAGATGAGGCTGTGTATTTCTACGAagttgatggtcgtggaccttgTTGGGCCTTTGAAGGAGAGAAGAAATTCCTTGGCTGGTTTCGTGGTTATCTTTTATGTGTCATTGCAGACCACAGAAGTAACAAGAATACATTCAACATCTATGACCTGAAGAACCGTTTAATTGCCCACAGTTTTGTTACCAAGGAAGTTTCTCAGATGCTTTGCGAATGGGGTAACATAATACTTATAATGGCGGACAAATCAGCTCTGTGTATTGGGGAAAAGGACATGGAAAGCAAGTTGGATATGCTTTTTAAGAAGAATCTTTACACGGTTGCCATAAATCTTGTTCAAAGTCAACAAGCTGATGCTGCCGCAACAGCTGAAGTGTTGAGGAAGTACGGGGATCATTTATACAGCAAACAAGAGTATGATGAGGCCATGGCTCAGTATATAAACACCATAGGTCATCTTGAGCCTTCATATGTGATACAGAAGTTTTTAGATGCTCAAAGAATCTACAACCTTACAAACTACTTGGAGAAACTACACGAGAAGGGGCTTGCTTCAAAAGACCATACAACTCTTCTGCTAAATTGTTACACGAAGTTGAAAGATGTTGAAAAACTTAATGTATTCATCAAACGTGAGGACGGTGTTGGGGAGCATAAATTTGATGTTGAAACTGCAATAAGGGTCTGCCGTGCTGCCAATTATCATGAGCATGCAATGTATGTAGCAAAGAAGGCAGGAAGACATGAATGGTACTTAAAGATCTTACTTGAAGATCTGGGTAGTTATGAAGAAGCATTGCAGTATATTTCTAGTCTTGAACCTAGTCAAGCTGGGGTGACAGTAAAAGAGTATGGAAAAATTCTCATAGAACACAAACCAGATGATGCTATTGAAATACTCATGCGACTTTGCACAGAGGATGCTGAACTAGCCAGGAGAGGTTCTTCTAGTGGTTTATACACATCCATGTTACCATCCCCTGTTGATTTTCTCAACATATTTATCCATCATCCGGAAGCACTTATGAACTTTCTGGAGCAATACACAAACAAAGTGAAGGACTCACCTGCTCAAGTAGAGATTCACAACACTCTCTTGGAGTTATACTTGTCGAATGACTTGGATTTCCCATTAATATCACAAGCTAACATTGATGAACCTCCTACTAATTCCAGAGGGGGAAGGCCATCAGCACCAGCGGTAATGTCAAGACCGAAGACCAATGGTAAATTAAGTGTGTATCAGAAAGATTTGAATAAGGAAAAGTATCATCAGGAGAGACTTCAGAAGGGGCTACGCTTGCTTAAGACTGCATGGCCATCAGACCTGGAGCATCCACTCTATGATGTTGACCTTGCTATAATTCTGTGTGAAATGAACGAATTTAAAGAAGGTCTGTTATATCTCTACGAGAAGATGAAACTCTTCAAAGAGGTGACAGCTTGCTACATGCAGTCCCATGATCATGAGGGTTTGATAGCATGTTGCAAGAGGCTGGGGGATTCAGGTAAGGGAGGTGACCCATCCCTATGGGCTGATGTGTTGAAGTACTTTGGCGAACTTGGAGAAGATTGCTCGAAAGAAGTCAAGGAAGTTTTGACTTATATTGAGAGAGATGACATCTTGCCTCCTATCATTGTTCTCCAGACCCTGTCTAACAATCCATGTCTCACTCTCTCTGTCATCAAAGATTATATAGCTAGGAAACTTGAACAGGAATCAAAGCTAATTGAAGATGACAGGAAAGCTATTGACAAGTATCAG GAAGAAACTCTGGCAATGCGGAAGGAAATCCAGGATCTTAGGTCAAATGCCAGAATCTTCCAGCTTAGTAAGTGCACTGCTTGCACTTTTACCCTTGACCTCCCTGCTGTCCACTTTATGTGCATGCACTCATTCCATCTGCGTTGCCTGGGTGACAATGAGAAAGAATGTCCAGAGTGTGCTCCTGAGTACAGATCCGTCCTGGAAATGAAGAGAAGCTTGGAGCAAAATTCCAAAGACCAGGATCAATTCTTCAATAAAGTGAAGAATTCAAAGGATGGGTTTTCTGTGATTGCGGAATATTTTGGGAAGGGAATCATTAGCAAAACTCGCATTCGAGGAAATGGCACTCTTGGAGCAggcaactcgtcttccagcagCGGCTTCTGA
- the LOC131329540 gene encoding aspartate carbamoyltransferase 3, chloroplastic-like — protein sequence MASSSLFSICPLQGPVSVPKTMKCYRDFLTNYSSLFKQSSDTRSHSRVLFNVKSISWEQRGMLLPRNMVKCQALDVDNKPSILVGNKFQLDDVIEAQQFDRDILTAIFQVTREMEKVEKNSPGRQILKGFLMATLFYEPSTRTRLSFESAMK from the coding sequence ATGGCTTCTTCGTCTTTGTTTTCTATATGTCCATTACAAGGGCCCGTGTCTGTTCCTAAAACAATGAAGTGTTACAGAGACTTCCTCACCAATTATTCGAGTCTTTTTAAGCAGTCATCCGACACCCGATCACACTCAAGGGTGTTATTCAATGTGAAATCAATAAGTTGGGAGCAAAGAGGGATGCTGTTACCAAGGAATATGGTCAAATGTCAAGCGCTGGATGTTGACAATAAACCTTCAATTTTGGTTGGGAACAAGTTTCAACTAGATGACGTGATTGAAGCTCAGCAATTCGATAGAGATATTCTTACTGCTATATTTCAAGTGACGCGTGAGATGGAGAAGGTTGAGAAAAACTCACCCGGCCGCCAAATTCTTAAGGGGTTTCTAATGGCTACCCTATTTTATGAGCCTTCAACTAGAACTAGGCTTTCTTTTGAGTCTGCCATGAAATGA
- the LOC131328678 gene encoding aspartate carbamoyltransferase 1, chloroplastic-like: protein MHENTIRTVEGYSDIIVMRHFESGAAQRAAATASIPVINAGDGPGNHSTKHCLCFVSMILALLDVYTIEREIGKLDGIKVGLVGDLANGRTVLSLAYLLSKYEDVKIYFVLPEVVKMKDDIKDFLTSKGVKWEKSDDLMEVASKCDVLYQTRIQRERFGEQTDLYEEGQGKYIVDGAVLGVMQKHAVVMHPLPRLDKEKLKILTYFVVEFVETYLVFQEDVRHHHKLQLEDTSR, encoded by the exons ATGCACGAGA ATACTATTAGAACTGTTGAAGGGTACTCGGATATAATTGTGATGAGGCACTTTGAAAGTGGCGCTGCCCAAAGAGCAGCTGCTACCGCCAGTATTCCTGTTATTAATGCTGGGGATGGTCCAGGAAATCATTCAACTAAA CACTGCTTGTGCTTTGTATCCATGATACTGGCTCTTCTAGACGTATACACaattgagagagaaataggaaaGCTAGATGGAATTAAAGTTGGTCTTGTTGGAGATCTAGCAAACGGAAGGACTGTCCTCTCACTTGCTTATCTGCTTTCGAAGTATGAGGATGTCAAGATCTACTTTGTCTTGCCTGAGGTGGTTAAAATGAAG GATGACATAAAAGACTTTCTGACATCAAAGGGAGTGAAGTGGGAAAAAAGTGATGATCTAATGGAAGTTGCTTCTAAATGTGATGTGCTGTACCAAACTCGTATTCAGCGAGAAAGGTTTGGAGAGCAAACTGATCTTTACGAAGAAGGTCAAGGAAAGTACATTGTAGATGGGGCTGTCTTGGGTGTGATGCAAAAGCATGCTGTGGTTATGCACCCTCTCCCAAGGCTTGACAAGGAAAAGTT AAAGATCTTGACATACTTTGTTGTGGAGTTTGTAGAAACTTATCTGGTCTTCCAAGAAGATGTTCGCCACCATCACAAGTTACAACTCGAAGATACTTCACGTTAA